In Mariluticola halotolerans, one DNA window encodes the following:
- a CDS encoding 3-hydroxyacyl-CoA dehydrogenase NAD-binding domain-containing protein, with protein MPDSTVSTVFEDLPNGGTAAIVTIDNPPVNAGSAKVRQDLLDAFEALSKATDLKGVVLTGANGNFVAGSDIKEFGSEPVAPHLPEVIAAIEAFDKPVIAAIDGAALGGGYELALGCDGRIASPQSMVGLPEVTLGLIPGAGGTFRLPRLVGVAKAIELITGGIRVKSAEALDLGMVDAISNQNPVADALQYIADGAEKNLLRQRTLPQPDEEGVAAAEKAALKAARGAIAVMAAIDAIKSADAAADIALTAERNTSLHLRRQPQAQALQHLFFAERAAAKPPAGSQAKKIQKVGIVGGGRMGTGIALAFAGHGFTTVLVEPIAEVVESAKAAISSQASYMLKRGRITATEQLTGNISFGAIPDLANCDLIIEAITEDMTAKKALFAEIDRVVSKDAILASNTSYLDLNEMGGAVSDPSRFAGLHFFNPANIMKLVEVIRADKTAPDVIATLLRLCRKLGKVPVIARVGDGFIGNRIFAAYRAQCEFLLEEGCLPHDVDEAMRAFGMAMGPFEVFDLAGLDIAWANRQRLAATRPDNARYVSIPDQLCEQGRFGRKTGKGWYDYQSGKAQPDPEVHELVLAASHEKGIERRAFTHEEIQRRLLSAIINEACHVLDERVAERPADVDLTLVYGYGFPSLKGGPLHWAAHQPQDDISAGIDELIAASGPTAKAAPNISAVLDASKRP; from the coding sequence ATGCCTGATTCCACGGTGTCCACAGTTTTTGAAGACCTGCCAAACGGCGGCACGGCCGCGATCGTAACGATCGACAACCCTCCGGTGAATGCAGGCTCGGCGAAAGTCAGGCAGGATCTGCTGGATGCATTTGAGGCGCTGTCAAAAGCCACAGACCTGAAGGGTGTGGTATTGACGGGTGCAAACGGCAATTTTGTTGCCGGCTCCGACATCAAGGAATTTGGCAGCGAACCCGTCGCCCCCCATTTGCCCGAGGTCATCGCGGCAATCGAGGCATTCGACAAACCTGTGATCGCAGCAATCGATGGCGCGGCCCTTGGCGGTGGTTATGAACTGGCGCTTGGCTGTGATGGCCGGATCGCTTCGCCGCAATCAATGGTTGGTCTGCCCGAGGTGACACTTGGCCTCATTCCCGGCGCCGGCGGCACATTCCGCCTCCCGCGTCTTGTTGGCGTTGCCAAGGCAATAGAACTCATCACCGGCGGTATACGTGTCAAATCCGCCGAAGCCCTTGATCTTGGGATGGTCGACGCAATTTCAAACCAGAACCCTGTCGCAGATGCCTTGCAATACATTGCTGATGGCGCAGAAAAAAACCTGCTCCGTCAACGCACATTGCCACAACCCGACGAAGAGGGTGTCGCGGCGGCAGAAAAGGCAGCGCTGAAGGCGGCGCGTGGCGCAATTGCGGTGATGGCAGCCATTGATGCCATAAAATCTGCCGATGCAGCCGCCGACATCGCCCTGACCGCCGAGCGCAATACCTCTTTGCATCTCAGGCGCCAGCCACAAGCGCAGGCATTACAGCACTTGTTCTTTGCCGAGCGCGCCGCAGCCAAGCCACCAGCCGGGTCGCAGGCCAAAAAAATCCAGAAGGTCGGCATCGTTGGCGGCGGCCGCATGGGCACAGGCATAGCACTGGCATTTGCTGGTCACGGGTTCACCACTGTGCTTGTTGAACCCATTGCCGAAGTCGTCGAAAGCGCGAAAGCTGCGATATCCAGCCAAGCCAGCTACATGCTCAAGCGCGGGCGAATTACCGCCACTGAGCAGTTGACCGGCAACATCAGTTTCGGTGCAATCCCGGACCTCGCAAACTGCGACCTGATCATTGAAGCGATTACCGAAGACATGACCGCAAAAAAGGCCTTGTTTGCCGAAATTGACCGGGTGGTTTCCAAAGACGCAATTCTTGCAAGCAACACCTCATATCTCGACCTCAATGAAATGGGGGGCGCGGTCAGCGATCCATCGCGATTTGCTGGATTGCACTTCTTCAATCCCGCCAACATCATGAAACTGGTGGAAGTCATACGGGCCGACAAAACCGCCCCTGACGTCATCGCAACACTTTTGCGCCTGTGCCGGAAGCTGGGCAAGGTGCCTGTTATCGCGAGGGTAGGCGATGGCTTCATTGGCAACCGCATATTTGCCGCCTATCGTGCACAATGTGAATTCCTCCTCGAGGAAGGCTGCCTGCCCCACGACGTGGACGAGGCAATGCGCGCCTTTGGCATGGCAATGGGTCCCTTCGAGGTATTTGATCTGGCGGGGCTCGACATTGCCTGGGCAAATCGCCAGCGTCTGGCAGCAACCCGCCCGGATAACGCCCGCTACGTATCGATACCCGATCAGCTTTGTGAGCAAGGCCGGTTTGGCCGCAAGACCGGAAAAGGCTGGTATGACTATCAGTCAGGTAAGGCACAGCCAGACCCGGAAGTTCATGAACTTGTCTTGGCGGCATCCCATGAAAAAGGTATTGAACGCCGCGCGTTTACACACGAAGAAATTCAGCGCCGCTTGCTGAGCGCAATTATCAACGAAGCTTGCCATGTGCTGGACGAACGTGTCGCTGAACGACCTGCTGACGTCGACCTCACACTCGTTTATGGTTACGGTTTCCCTTCGTTAAAAGGCGGCCCGCTGCATTGGGCTGCACACCAGCCGCAAGACGATATCAGCGCCGGAATTGATGAACTCATTGCAGCGAGCGGCCCGACAGCGAAGGCGGCTCCCAATATTTCAGCAGTCCTGGATGCATCAAAAAGACCGTAA
- a CDS encoding tripartite tricarboxylate transporter permease produces the protein MDIFADIALGFQRAVSPDALLFCFLGVTIGTFVGVLPGVGALAAVALCLPFTYYLDPTVALIMLAGIFYGAQYGGSIASILLNVPGTVTAAVTALDGNPMTKQGRAGVALFTAMMSSFIGGSIAIVLMMMFTPMLAQFALRFSSAEYFMIMLLGLIAASTIAPGSQLKSLAMMAAGLAIGLIGSDLNTGTMRFTFNRIELTDGISLVSVAMGLFGVAEILNSIGGKRPEKIDARKINFRTMLPSRAELKQMVKPILRGTFIGAGIGALPGSGAVVATFMSYAVEKKAAKDPSRFGKGAIEGVAAPEAANNASVQTAFIPTLSLGIPGDALMAFMLGAMLIHGIVPGPQFIIEQPVIFWGLVASFWIGNIMLLVLNLPLIGIWVRMLSIPYQILYPAMLFFIAIGVYSVHYQVFDIYMVMLFGVIGFFMNKFGYPAAPLLLGFILGPLMEEHFKRALLMSRGQFDIFWERPISAVFLAIAACLLAYSVFTMLRPRKKPTNSSEV, from the coding sequence ATGGACATTTTTGCCGATATCGCGCTTGGCTTTCAACGGGCAGTTTCTCCCGATGCGCTCTTGTTCTGTTTTCTGGGTGTAACGATTGGCACCTTTGTTGGGGTATTGCCGGGCGTGGGTGCGCTCGCAGCGGTCGCGTTGTGCCTGCCGTTTACCTATTATCTTGATCCCACAGTCGCGCTGATCATGCTCGCAGGCATATTTTATGGCGCGCAGTATGGCGGCTCAATCGCCTCGATCCTGCTGAACGTGCCAGGCACGGTCACAGCGGCGGTAACCGCCCTTGACGGCAATCCCATGACAAAACAGGGCCGCGCCGGTGTCGCCTTGTTCACCGCCATGATGTCCTCGTTCATCGGTGGCTCCATCGCTATCGTGCTGATGATGATGTTCACGCCGATGCTGGCGCAGTTTGCTCTGCGTTTTTCGTCGGCTGAATATTTCATGATCATGTTGTTGGGCCTTATCGCCGCTTCAACAATTGCGCCCGGATCTCAGCTGAAAAGCCTTGCCATGATGGCCGCCGGTCTGGCGATCGGGCTCATCGGTTCGGATCTGAATACCGGCACGATGCGCTTTACATTCAACCGGATCGAACTGACCGATGGCATCAGCCTGGTATCCGTTGCCATGGGCCTGTTCGGGGTTGCCGAAATTCTCAACAGCATTGGCGGCAAGCGGCCTGAAAAAATCGACGCCAGAAAAATCAACTTCCGCACGATGCTGCCATCGCGGGCAGAGCTCAAGCAAATGGTAAAACCCATTTTGCGCGGCACCTTCATTGGTGCCGGCATTGGTGCCCTGCCCGGCTCCGGCGCTGTGGTTGCAACCTTTATGTCCTATGCCGTTGAAAAGAAGGCAGCCAAGGACCCGTCACGCTTTGGCAAGGGCGCGATTGAAGGCGTGGCCGCGCCGGAAGCGGCAAACAACGCATCGGTCCAAACCGCATTTATCCCAACCCTCAGCCTTGGCATTCCCGGCGACGCGCTGATGGCCTTCATGCTGGGTGCCATGCTTATTCACGGCATCGTTCCAGGGCCGCAGTTTATCATCGAACAGCCGGTTATTTTCTGGGGTCTGGTCGCAAGCTTCTGGATCGGCAACATCATGCTTTTGGTGTTGAACCTGCCCCTGATTGGCATTTGGGTGCGTATGCTCTCAATCCCTTATCAGATCCTTTATCCGGCCATGTTGTTCTTCATCGCCATCGGTGTCTATTCTGTCCACTATCAGGTCTTTGACATCTACATGGTCATGCTTTTCGGCGTGATCGGCTTCTTCATGAACAAGTTCGGGTATCCGGCAGCACCGTTATTGCTCGGTTTCATCCTCGGCCCGTTGATGGAAGAACACTTCAAGCGTGCATTGCTCATGTCGCGCGGACAGTTCGATATTTTCTGGGAACGCCCGATCAGCGCGGTGTTCCTGGCTATCGCGGCATGTCTGCTGGCCTATAGCGTCTTCACCATGCTGCGGCCGCGCAAAAAGCCGACAAACTCATCTGAGGTATAA
- a CDS encoding 3-isopropylmalate dehydratase, with protein MTKIQGRVWKFGDNISADDGIIQYSQVPNLGTFDIPALKAMCFATIMPDFPQKVQPGDIIVAGRNFGHHSHPHACVAMKESGIAAVLVESCDSAFVRKALNVGLPIIPCPGISDFVEEGDEIRTDLATGIVAKAGAENTLQYRPFAAQMIEVWQAGNLADALRQRLSQADIA; from the coding sequence ATGACCAAGATACAAGGTCGGGTCTGGAAATTTGGCGATAATATCAGCGCCGATGACGGAATTATCCAATACTCTCAAGTGCCCAACCTGGGCACCTTCGATATACCGGCACTCAAGGCGATGTGCTTCGCAACGATAATGCCGGATTTCCCGCAAAAAGTGCAGCCCGGCGACATCATCGTTGCAGGCCGCAATTTTGGCCATCACAGCCATCCCCATGCCTGCGTCGCAATGAAGGAATCGGGCATTGCCGCCGTTCTGGTGGAGAGCTGTGACTCAGCGTTTGTGCGCAAGGCGCTCAATGTGGGCCTGCCCATTATTCCCTGCCCCGGCATTTCTGACTTTGTCGAAGAAGGCGATGAAATACGCACGGACCTGGCAACAGGAATAGTGGCAAAGGCCGGCGCAGAAAACACGCTGCAATACAGACCTTTTGCCGCCCAGATGATTGAGGTTTGGCAGGCAGGAAATCTTGCAGATGCCCTGAGGCAACGACTATCACAGGCAGACATTGCATGA
- a CDS encoding Bug family tripartite tricarboxylate transporter substrate binding protein: MKITAALSLATALTLAVAPAIAQEFPSKPITLINPYSAGGPADLISRTLAEGMSSLLGQPVVVENRTGAATAIAATAVAESPADGYTLLIAGSPTHIVVPALQSVNYDGIKDFTPVATVALVPNVLAVNKDSGITSVEQLVAKAKEGDDVVSFASVGNGSLPHLSSVFFQLETGTKMVHIPYKGAAPAVADMLGGNVDMGFLNAPPLMPHFESGDLIALGVAAGKRSAKLPDVPTMEELGFNGFEMSTWYGISAPAGTPDDVVAKLSDVIGEALAMPEIAERLAERGVEVNYMTNTGFGELLATDSERMLGLIDSAGLEKQ; this comes from the coding sequence ATGAAAATAACTGCAGCTCTAAGCCTTGCTACCGCACTGACGCTTGCCGTAGCTCCTGCTATCGCGCAAGAGTTTCCCAGCAAGCCGATCACACTGATTAATCCATATTCTGCTGGTGGCCCTGCTGATTTGATCAGCCGCACGCTTGCCGAAGGCATGAGCAGCCTGCTTGGCCAGCCAGTTGTAGTGGAAAACCGCACAGGTGCCGCCACCGCGATCGCCGCGACCGCTGTCGCTGAATCGCCAGCGGACGGATACACTTTGCTCATCGCGGGTTCCCCCACGCACATCGTGGTCCCCGCGCTGCAAAGTGTGAACTACGACGGCATCAAGGATTTCACGCCTGTTGCAACAGTCGCGCTGGTTCCCAACGTTCTCGCTGTGAACAAGGATTCTGGCATCACCTCAGTTGAGCAATTGGTTGCAAAAGCTAAAGAGGGTGATGACGTGGTCAGCTTTGCCTCTGTTGGCAATGGCAGCCTTCCGCATCTCTCCAGCGTGTTCTTCCAGCTCGAAACCGGCACGAAAATGGTGCACATTCCCTATAAAGGCGCCGCACCGGCTGTCGCTGACATGCTCGGCGGCAATGTTGACATGGGCTTCTTGAACGCCCCGCCCCTCATGCCGCATTTTGAATCCGGCGATTTGATTGCCCTGGGTGTGGCTGCTGGTAAACGCTCCGCAAAACTGCCAGACGTTCCCACCATGGAAGAGCTTGGTTTCAACGGTTTTGAAATGAGCACCTGGTACGGCATTTCAGCACCCGCCGGCACACCTGACGACGTAGTCGCCAAACTCAGCGACGTTATTGGCGAAGCGCTGGCAATGCCAGAAATCGCAGAACGCCTTGCGGAACGCGGTGTCGAGGTAAACTACATGACCAACACCGGTTTTGGTGAGCTGCTGGCAACCGATTCCGAGCGCATGCTTGGTCTGATTGACAGTGCTGGTCTCGAAAAGCAGTAA
- a CDS encoding GntR family transcriptional regulator, whose translation MTTPQKKTVDFSRSAISRYIQLATLFRQRIDSGQWVVGAQIPTVEELSAECGVARATIRQALDLLEEEKLIERFRAKGTFVRRRPQEELWCAVGTDWSGLLRPSHAARIEVLSDEGNVILSDVPYMSGNYAESYRHLHRRHWRHDEPFLLTDVYVDERLRDLISQEDIETKTALSLVHNLEGVDIVDAQQTLTVGTADVETAEWLSMPINAPVAHVYRRAVDSNGIAVLIAQGTYVGKVVRFDVKLR comes from the coding sequence ATGACAACACCACAAAAAAAGACAGTTGATTTCAGCAGGAGTGCGATTTCGCGCTATATTCAACTCGCGACTTTGTTTCGCCAGCGAATTGACAGCGGGCAATGGGTTGTTGGTGCGCAAATCCCTACGGTGGAAGAACTTTCGGCTGAATGTGGCGTGGCGCGCGCGACGATCCGGCAGGCACTGGATTTGCTTGAGGAAGAAAAGCTGATCGAAAGGTTCCGCGCCAAGGGGACCTTTGTGCGCCGGCGGCCTCAGGAAGAGTTGTGGTGCGCTGTGGGCACAGACTGGTCGGGCCTTTTGCGTCCCAGCCATGCGGCGCGCATCGAGGTGTTGTCCGATGAGGGCAATGTTATCCTGAGTGACGTGCCTTACATGTCTGGCAATTATGCTGAATCCTATCGTCATTTGCATCGTCGGCACTGGCGGCACGATGAGCCGTTTTTGCTGACAGATGTTTATGTCGATGAGCGCCTCAGAGACCTTATCAGTCAGGAAGATATCGAGACCAAAACGGCGTTGAGCCTGGTTCATAATCTTGAGGGTGTGGACATTGTCGATGCCCAGCAAACACTTACGGTTGGCACGGCAGATGTTGAAACTGCGGAATGGTTGTCCATGCCGATAAATGCCCCGGTGGCTCACGTTTATCGGCGGGCCGTTGATAGCAATGGCATTGCCGTGCTGATTGCCCAGGGTACATATGTCGGCAAAGTCGTGCGGTTCGACGTCAAGCTGCGCTAA
- a CDS encoding tripartite tricarboxylate transporter TctB family protein, with translation MTQSVEKQRKFNIWESATAAVLALIGAYMIWQGFGYGFGTLRQMGAGFFPVTVGAALVVFAIGIIFETRSSETANPNLPWKPVIAIAIGLGAFATLIDPLGAIPATFLLIFIAMTGDSTVSWKARFLTAASIAALGYLFFGIVFRLSISAFWW, from the coding sequence ATGACCCAGAGCGTCGAAAAACAACGAAAATTCAATATCTGGGAAAGCGCGACCGCAGCCGTTCTGGCGCTGATTGGCGCTTACATGATCTGGCAGGGCTTTGGATACGGTTTCGGCACATTGCGCCAGATGGGCGCGGGATTTTTTCCCGTGACAGTCGGCGCGGCGCTGGTCGTGTTCGCCATTGGCATTATCTTTGAGACGCGCTCGAGCGAAACCGCCAACCCAAACCTGCCATGGAAACCGGTAATCGCTATCGCCATTGGCCTTGGAGCGTTCGCAACGCTCATTGATCCGCTTGGGGCAATCCCGGCGACATTTTTGCTTATTTTCATCGCCATGACTGGTGATTCAACCGTGAGTTGGAAAGCACGGTTCCTGACCGCGGCCAGCATTGCCGCGTTGGGATATTTGTTTTTCGGGATTGTCTTCAGACTCTCCATTTCTGCGTTCTGGTGGTGA
- a CDS encoding alpha/beta fold hydrolase, protein MTYDIEWVEHDGLRIKCAVQRAGVGLPWIVFANSVLTDFSIWEAQADALAGRYNVLRYDQRGHGETSVPDGACTFEQLGGDLLALLDHFSIPSATLVGLSMGVPTVLDVLRNAPERVNSLVLCDGQSATAPGGRDLWQSRIDMARDKGMAVIAADMAERWFSAQFRSEGKHVKALEVAQRVPLEGYAACVGALQNYDYRSVLAQISVPTLIMVGENDGNMPVSMKVLCDGIDGARFEVIADAGHVPCYEQPLAFNEILLDFLSSIPRA, encoded by the coding sequence ATGACCTATGATATCGAGTGGGTGGAGCACGACGGACTGCGCATAAAATGCGCTGTACAGCGCGCCGGCGTGGGGTTGCCCTGGATCGTTTTTGCCAATTCTGTCCTGACAGATTTCAGTATTTGGGAAGCTCAGGCCGATGCGTTGGCCGGGCGCTACAATGTGTTGCGTTACGACCAAAGGGGGCACGGGGAGACCAGTGTTCCTGATGGTGCGTGCACGTTTGAGCAGCTTGGTGGCGACCTTTTGGCGTTGCTGGATCATTTCTCGATACCCTCGGCTACCCTTGTTGGCCTGTCCATGGGCGTGCCGACGGTTCTGGATGTATTGCGGAACGCGCCTGAGCGAGTGAACAGTCTTGTTCTTTGTGATGGTCAATCTGCAACAGCGCCTGGTGGGCGTGACTTGTGGCAGTCCCGGATCGATATGGCGCGTGACAAAGGCATGGCGGTAATCGCTGCCGATATGGCCGAGCGCTGGTTTAGCGCGCAGTTTCGCAGTGAGGGTAAACATGTGAAGGCGCTTGAGGTTGCGCAGCGTGTGCCGCTTGAGGGCTATGCTGCGTGTGTCGGTGCGTTGCAAAATTATGACTATCGGTCTGTGCTGGCGCAGATATCGGTGCCTACCCTCATTATGGTGGGGGAAAATGATGGCAATATGCCTGTTTCCATGAAGGTGCTGTGTGATGGCATCGATGGCGCCAGGTTTGAGGTGATTGCTGATGCAGGGCATGTGCCCTGCTATGAGCAGCCGCTCGCCTTCAATGAAATTCTCTTGGATTTCCTAAGCTCTATACCTCGCGCATAG
- a CDS encoding enoyl-CoA hydratase-related protein has product MSLLVEKSDGIARITLDRLPVNALTLQLYEDIGDLFEEMADWSDINVAILTGAGNRAFCAGLDLKEFLAATVEEDPHRAKIVRRTFSAVRHAVIPTIAAVNGPALGAGCVLSSVCDIRIAADHATFGLPEINVGRCGATAHMGRHLPQGLLRQMFFTGEPIDANEAYRVGFVQKVVPASELMAASMTLAEKIAKKAPLGLRVGKKALNEVEFMQVEEGYEREQSYSTQLMHTEDAREATRAVVEKRAPVFQGK; this is encoded by the coding sequence ATGAGTCTTTTGGTAGAAAAATCTGACGGCATTGCCCGCATAACTTTGGATCGTTTGCCGGTGAATGCGCTGACCTTGCAATTGTACGAAGACATTGGCGATCTTTTTGAAGAAATGGCGGACTGGAGCGATATCAATGTCGCTATTTTGACTGGTGCGGGAAATCGCGCATTCTGCGCGGGGCTCGATCTGAAAGAGTTTCTTGCGGCGACTGTCGAGGAAGATCCGCATCGTGCCAAAATTGTGCGGCGGACTTTCAGTGCGGTGCGTCATGCTGTGATCCCCACCATTGCTGCGGTCAACGGGCCGGCATTGGGGGCGGGCTGCGTGTTGTCCTCTGTGTGCGACATCCGGATTGCGGCCGATCACGCTACATTCGGGTTGCCGGAAATCAATGTGGGGCGGTGCGGGGCGACGGCCCATATGGGACGTCACTTGCCGCAGGGACTGCTGCGACAGATGTTTTTTACCGGTGAGCCAATTGACGCCAATGAAGCCTACCGGGTGGGGTTTGTGCAAAAGGTGGTGCCGGCATCCGAGTTGATGGCTGCCTCCATGACGCTTGCGGAAAAGATCGCAAAAAAGGCGCCGCTTGGCCTGCGTGTTGGCAAGAAGGCGCTCAACGAGGTTGAGTTCATGCAAGTGGAAGAGGGGTATGAACGCGAACAGTCATACAGCACCCAGCTAATGCATACCGAAGATGCGCGGGAAGCGACCCGGGCGGTCGTGGAAAAGCGTGCGCCGGTATTCCAGGGTAAATGA